Within Novosphingobium resinovorum, the genomic segment AGAAGGTCGATGCTAGGACCGCGCTCGACTGGGGCCTTGCGACCAGGGTGGTGCCCGAGGACGACCTCGACGCCGAGGCGATGAAGCTGGCGAAGCGGCTGGCCACCGGTCCGCGCTCGCTCGGCCTCATCAAGCGGATGGCGTGGGATGCGCTGGATTCGAGCCTTGAGACCGCGCTGCAGGCCGAACGACGCGGCCAGCGCGAGGCGGGGCGGACCGAGGACTTCCTCGAAGGCGTCAATGCGTTCCTCGAAAAGCGCAAGCCCGCGTTCAAGGGACGCTGAGGCTATATCCTCCCTGTTGCGCAGTAATGGGGAGGGGGACCGCCGCCGAAGGCGGTGGTGGAGGGGTAGCAGCCCCCTCCGTCAGCCCGGCGGGCTGCCACCTCCCCATTCCCTCGGAACAGGGAGGATTGGGCGTTCACACCACCTTCGCGTCCCGCAGCGCGGCGACTTGCGCCTCGTCGTAGCCCAGCTCCGAAAGGATGGCGTCGGTATGCTCGCCCAGCATCGGCGGGGCCATGCGGATCGTCGCCGGGCTCGCCGACATCTTCGCGAGCGGGCTGGCGATGAGATCGACCGAGCCGCTTTCCGCCCATGCATGCGGCGTCGTCGCCTTCAGGCCGCGATGTTGCACCTGCGGGTCTTCCCAGACGTCGGCCAGTTCATTGTAGCGCGCCGCCGGAATGCCCGCGCCGTCGAGCATGGCCTGAACCTCGAGGGTCGGAAAGCGGCCACTCCAGTCGTTGATGATGGCCATCAACTCGGCGCGATTGGTCTTGCCGCGCTTCAGGTTGGAATCGAAGCGCGGATCGTCGTTCAGTTCGGGCTGATCCATCAGCACCGTCAGGCGCCGCCAGTGCTCGTCGGTGCCGGCGGTGAGGTAGATGATGCCGTCCGCGCAATGGATCAGGTCCGCCGGGCCGCCGCCGTTGCCGCCGTTGCCGAGGCGCGGCGGGGCGTTGCCGCTTATCAGGTAGTCCTGCATGATGTGGCTGACCATCGCCACCGAACTGTCGAGCAGGGCGATGTCGATGTACTGCCCCTCGCCGGAGCGGGTGCGGTGCATCAGCGCGCCGAGGATCGCCAGCGCGGTGTTGTGGCCGGTCACGAAGTCGACGAGGCTGGGGCCGGTCTTGAGCGGGCCGGAGCCCGGCTGGCCCTCGGGAATGCCGGTCACCGCCATCATGCCGCCGGTCGCCTGGAACAGCCCGTCATAGCCCGGCAGCGCCGCCATCGGCCCGGTCTGGCCGAAGCCGGTGACCGAGCAGTAGATGAGGCCCGGGTTGATTGCGCGCAGGCTCTCGTAATCGAGGCCGAAGCGCTTGAGGTCGCCGACCTTGTAGTTCTCGATCAGCACGTCGGCGTTCTTCACCAGATCGCGCAGGATCGCCTGCCCCTCGGGCCGGGAATGGTTCAGCGTGATCGAGCGCTTGTTGCGGTTGGACACGGTGAAGAAGCTGGAGTGCCGCGTCTCGATCCCGTCCTTGCCGGGCACCCACGAGAAGCCGTAGCCGCGCCCGTCGTCGCCCACGCCCGGCCGCTCCACCTTGATGACGTCGGCTCCGAGATCGCCGAGGATTTGCGCGCCGACGGGGGCGGCGAAGACGCGGCTCATGTCGATGACGCGGATGCCTTCGAGGGCGGCCTTGGGTGTGCTCATTGTGCCTGTTCGCTCGTTGTCTGAGCCTTCTGACTAGCCCTGTGCGGTCCGGGGACAAGGCAGCCTCGGGCAATACCGCCGGGGCGGTTCGACGCCTGCCGGAGCGGCGGCTAACACGGCCTTGCAACGGTGGAGGAAGTCGAAGTGAAGGTAGCGATCATCACGGGTGCGGGCAGCGGCATCGGCCTCGAAACCGCGAAGATCCTGCACGGCGAGGGCTTCGCGATCGTCGGTGTCGGCCGCTCGAAGGACAAGCTGGCGGCGCTGGAAGCCGCGATCGGCAATCCCGACCACGTCCTTGCCATCAGCGCCGACCTGACCGACCCGGCCGCGCCCGGAGCCGTCGTCGCGCAGGCGCTGGCCCGCTTCGGCCGCATCGACGCGCTGGTGAACAACGCGGGCGTCGGCAGCCCCAAGCCGCTCGACGAGACGGACGACGAGACGCTCGACGACTTCCTCGACATCATGCTCGTCGCCCCGTTCCGGCTCTGCCGCGACGTGATCCCGCATCTGGGGGAGGGCGCCAGCGTGGTCAACGTGACGAGTACATTCGCGCATATCGGCGGACGGCGCGGCGGGGCCTATTCGGCGGCCAAGGGCGGGCTCAAGTCGATGACCGAGCACATGGCCTGCGAATACGGCCCGCGCGGCATCCGCTCCAACTGCGTGGCACCGGGCGTGACGATGACCGACATGGTGCGCCACCGCTTCGAGGACGAGGGCTTCAAGCGCGCCAACGTCGAGACCACGCCCTATCCGCGCCTCGCCCAGCCGGAGGACATCGCCTCGGTCATCGCCTTCCTGTGCCTGCCGGGCAGCGAGATGATCAACGGGCAGTCGATCGTGGTGGACGGCGGCTGGACGACGACGAAATATCTCTCCCCGCGCGTCACCCGCACGACTTGGGTGGAGCCGGAATAGTCTGCTCAGTCTGAGCGGGGTTTGGGGGTTGCCTTTGATCTGACGGGAGTTTCAGGCCGCCACCCGCAGCACGTTGCGGCCGCTGCGCTTGGCGGCATAGAGCGCGGCATCGGCGGCGGCGAAGGTGGCCTCCGGCGATCCGTCGATGAAGGCGAGACCGGCACTGACACCGATGGGGATCAGCGTACCCTGCCACTCGACCCGGGTGACGAGGCGGTTGATGCGGCGGCGCACGGCGCTTTCCAGCGTTGCGGCGGGCATCGTGGCGGGTAGCAGCGCCGCGAATTCGTCACCGCCGATGCGGGCGATCAGACGGGCGCCGGGGAAGGCAGTGGCCAGGCGTTCCCCGAAGCGGGCGATGCAGGCATCCCCGGCGGCGTGCCCCCAGCGGTCGTTGATCGCCTTGAAGTCGTTGAGGTCGAACATCGCCAGCGCACCGATGCGCGACAGCCGTTCCGACCCGGCGGGAAGGTCGAGGAATTCGGACTGGAACCGCGCCCGGTTGCCGAGGCCCGTGAGCGGGTCGTTCTCGGCAAGGCGGCGCAGCTGTTCCCACTGCAGGCGCTCCTGCGTGATGTCCTGCTTCATGCCGTAGATCTGGACCGCGCGCCCATTTTCCACTCGCGTGTTGGCGGCCAGCCTCAGCCAGCGCGCCTCGCCGCCCGGCTGGCGAATCTGCGCTTCCATCGAGAAGCCGGAGCCTGTCTCGATCGCCTGCGCGCGCAGGCGCAGCATGATCTCGCGAGATTCCTCGTGGTAGAGGGCGACGGTATCGCGACGTTCGAAATGCGTGTCGTGGGAGAGGCCGAAGATTTCGAAGACGCCGTCGGTCCATTCGAGTTGCTCGGTAGCGAGGTCGCAGCTCCAGGCGCTGAGCCCGACCAGCGCCGCGGCCCGTGACACGAGGCGACCGTCGGTAAGCGGGCGGATGGCGGTACGATGCCGGTCGGTCTGCAGATACAAGATTGGCCCCCTTGCGCCATCCATCCGCCAATGGATCCACAATGGTTTAATTCCTTATGGTAAAACGTTCGCTAACGGAACTGCCATTTGAGCGGGCGCATTGCTCCGATGGGGTCAAGCCTGCGGCGTTGTCATTTCTGCCCGGGCTGCGGATAGCCTTCGGTCGGGACAAAGGAAGAAAAGCGCCATGATCCGCGGCATCCACCATATCGGCATGAACTGCCGAGATCTCGAGCGGATGAAGCGCCTCTATTGCGACGCGCCGGGCTTTGCGCCGGTGGACGCCGACGGGCTTTCCTGGGCGCGGGAGCCGGTCATGGACCACATCGTCGATCTGCGGGGCTCTGTCGCAAAAGGGTATGTGTTGCGGGTGGGCGGTTGCTACATCGAGATGTTCGAATATACCGCGCCGCCTTCCGACCTCGACCGGCCGTTGCGGCCCAACGATCGGGGCTACACGCATTTCCGTATCGACGTGACCGACATCGAACGGGATATCGCGCACCTGAAGGCATGCGGGATGACGTTCAACGACCGCGATTTCGTCGCTGTCGGGCATGCGACCCGGAGGGGAGCGTCATCGAGGTGCAGCGATGTGCCCCGGGCAACGGCTTCACCTTCGAGGAACTGCCGGCTTTCACGTGAGCACGGCTAGCGAGGCGCGCTCTACCAGTTGCGCATCGAAAGGGCCGGGCGGTGCCGCGCTCCGGTCCAGTATCCGGTTGATCGCCTCGTGGCCGATGCGCTCCCAGGGGATGCGCACCGAGGCCAGCGGAGGAAGCAGGCGGCGGGCGATCGAGGTGTCGTCGAACCCGACGAGCGATAGCGCTTCGGGAACCGGCACGCCCGCCTGTGCGGCCGCATGAAGGACGCCGGCGGCCATGTCGTCGTTGCAGGCGAGAATCGCGGTCGGCCGCGGACTGATCTCCAGCAGCAGCCGTCCGGCGGCCATGCCGGACTCGAACGTATCGTCGCCCGGCACGATCAGCGCCGGGCCCCGGTCGAGCCCATGTTCGGCCATGGCATCGAGATAGCCGAGTTCGCGTTGCCGGGCGCCGGGGGAGGTTTCCGGCCCGGCTACAAGTCCGATCCGCGCATGGCCCAGCGTCACCAGACGGCGCACGGTCAGCGCGGTGGCGGCCCGTTCGTCGCAGGACAACTCGGGCGC encodes:
- a CDS encoding CaiB/BaiF CoA transferase family protein, translating into MSTPKAALEGIRVIDMSRVFAAPVGAQILGDLGADVIKVERPGVGDDGRGYGFSWVPGKDGIETRHSSFFTVSNRNKRSITLNHSRPEGQAILRDLVKNADVLIENYKVGDLKRFGLDYESLRAINPGLIYCSVTGFGQTGPMAALPGYDGLFQATGGMMAVTGIPEGQPGSGPLKTGPSLVDFVTGHNTALAILGALMHRTRSGEGQYIDIALLDSSVAMVSHIMQDYLISGNAPPRLGNGGNGGGPADLIHCADGIIYLTAGTDEHWRRLTVLMDQPELNDDPRFDSNLKRGKTNRAELMAIINDWSGRFPTLEVQAMLDGAGIPAARYNELADVWEDPQVQHRGLKATTPHAWAESGSVDLIASPLAKMSASPATIRMAPPMLGEHTDAILSELGYDEAQVAALRDAKVV
- a CDS encoding SDR family NAD(P)-dependent oxidoreductase, with the protein product MKVAIITGAGSGIGLETAKILHGEGFAIVGVGRSKDKLAALEAAIGNPDHVLAISADLTDPAAPGAVVAQALARFGRIDALVNNAGVGSPKPLDETDDETLDDFLDIMLVAPFRLCRDVIPHLGEGASVVNVTSTFAHIGGRRGGAYSAAKGGLKSMTEHMACEYGPRGIRSNCVAPGVTMTDMVRHRFEDEGFKRANVETTPYPRLAQPEDIASVIAFLCLPGSEMINGQSIVVDGGWTTTKYLSPRVTRTTWVEPE
- a CDS encoding GGDEF domain-containing protein, encoding MYLQTDRHRTAIRPLTDGRLVSRAAALVGLSAWSCDLATEQLEWTDGVFEIFGLSHDTHFERRDTVALYHEESREIMLRLRAQAIETGSGFSMEAQIRQPGGEARWLRLAANTRVENGRAVQIYGMKQDITQERLQWEQLRRLAENDPLTGLGNRARFQSEFLDLPAGSERLSRIGALAMFDLNDFKAINDRWGHAAGDACIARFGERLATAFPGARLIARIGGDEFAALLPATMPAATLESAVRRRINRLVTRVEWQGTLIPIGVSAGLAFIDGSPEATFAAADAALYAAKRSGRNVLRVAA
- a CDS encoding VOC family protein; translation: MIRGIHHIGMNCRDLERMKRLYCDAPGFAPVDADGLSWAREPVMDHIVDLRGSVAKGYVLRVGGCYIEMFEYTAPPSDLDRPLRPNDRGYTHFRIDVTDIERDIAHLKACGMTFNDRDFVAVGHATRRGASSRCSDVPRATASPSRNCRLSREHG
- a CDS encoding substrate-binding domain-containing protein, producing the protein MTSPEASVAPRPARKRPATSIERAAYAPDLRAPLRPPESVGAAVPGGAIVLLVHDGRESAVREALQRGMERAVTTAPLLLAIHVQPPDESTAMFAQVLEHHRPEAVVLTPPLGGRSDLVDVCDRARTRCLRIGLAPELSCDERAATALTVRRLVTLGHARIGLVAGPETSPGARQRELGYLDAMAEHGLDRGPALIVPGDDTFESGMAAGRLLLEISPRPTAILACNDDMAAGVLHAAAQAGVPVPEALSLVGFDDTSIARRLLPPLASVRIPWERIGHEAINRILDRSAAPPGPFDAQLVERASLAVLT